The DNA window GCAGGGGCCCTCCTACCTCCAGCAGGGGCCCTCCTACCTCCAGCAGGGGCCCTCCTACCTCCAGCAGGGGCCCTcatacctcccctggggccctcacacctccagcaggggccctcacacctccagcaggggccctcatacctccagcaggggccctcatacctccagcaggggccctcatacctccagcaggggccctcatacctccagcaggggccctcatacctccagcaggggccctcatacctcccctggggccctcatacctcccctggggccctcatacctcccctggggccctcatacctcccctggggccctcatacctcccctggggccctcaTACCTCCAGCAGGGGCCCTCATACCTCCAGCAGGCGCTCTCATACCTCCAGCAGGGGCCCTCATACCTCCAGCAGGGGCCCTCACACCTCCAGCAGGGGCCCTCCTACCTCCAGCAGGGGCCCTCCTACCTCCAGCAGGGGCCCTCCTACCTCCAGCAGGGGCCCTCCTACCTCCAGCAGGGGCCCTCACACCTCCAGCAGGGGCCCTCACACCTCCAGCAGGGGCCCTCCTACCTCCAGCAGGGGCCCTCCTACCTCCAGCAGGGGCCCTCCTACCTCCAGCAGGGGCCCTcatacctcccctggggccctcacacctccagcaggggccctcctacctccagcaggggccctcctacctccagcaggggccctcatacctcccctggggccctcacacctccagcaggggccctcacacctccagcaggggccctcacacctccagcaggggccctcatacctccagcaggggccctcctacctccagcaggggccctcatacctcccctggggccctcaCACCTCCAGCAGGGGCCCTCATACCTCCAGCAGGCGCTCTCATACCTCCAGCAGGGGCCCTCATACCTCCCCTAAGTCCTCCAGAAGGGGCCCTCATACCTCCCTGGGGCCCTcatacctcccctggggctctcaTACCTCCCCTGGgactgtcatccagctttcccagtccTGCAGCTATTTGCCAGAGCCTTTTCATACTGTGACATCAGGAGCCAGGGAAAGTTGTGTGACCCTCCCTACAGGAGCTGTGGTGCCGGCCATGATGGTTTCAGGGATGGTCATGTGATCGAGTTCTTGTGGAGATTTCTAGAAGGTATTTCTTTTAATTCCTCAGACAAATGACTGGAGAATAAACCTGCAGGAGGCGCCGCTGAGGCCAGAGCCAGAGCTCACTGCGTTCTGTGATGCCGTGTGCCTGTATGTAGGACTCTCTTATATAGTGATTAGTACTGGGGGAGGGGCTTGTTCTTAAGGTCACATGACATTTGTGGCGCCCCCCCTCTCTTTCAGTATAAGGCAGGGGTACTGCGCCTCTGACCGTTTCTCCAACCCCGGGAGAATATGGAGCGTCGCCGTTCACTTCCCAGAATATGTGAAGGACTCGGAGGTAGAAATTTCTGTTGTTGGGGACGGACTCCATGGATCTATCCAGAGCGTCCAGAGAGGTGAGGGGTATATAAGGGTGCTCTGGCCTCATGTTTGGGGTGTGCTGGGCTGGacctgtgtatggggggcactgtatatgggggggcgcttgtctggcactgtatatgggggggtgCTGGcctggcactgtatatggggggggcGCTGGcctggcactgtatatgggggggcgctgtcctggcactgtatatggggggcgctgtcctgtcactgtatatggggggcgctgtcctgtcactgtatatggggggcgctgtcctggcactgtatatggggggcgctgtcctggcactgtatatggggggtgCTGTcctggcactgtatatggggggtgCTGTcctggcactgtatatggggggggcgctgtgctggcactgtatatgggggggcgctgtgctggcactgtatatgggggggcgctgtgctggcactgtatatgggggggcgctgtcctggcactgtatatggggggggcgctgtgctggcactgtatatggggggggcgctgtgctggcactgtatatggggggggcgctgtgctggcactgtatatgggggggcgctgtcctggcactgtatatggggggggcGCTGTATTGCTGATTTTTGCCCTTTCTCACAATCTCCTTTCTGTTGGTTTCCAGACTCGATCTGTGTTGAGGATTTTATCGCTGATATTTTGCGGCAGATTCCAAGCCCTGTGGTAACGCCGAACCCCTCTGCCCCTCTGTACCCGCTCCTACATACTCCGTCACCTGACCTGTCACATGATTCACACCCTGTGCCACCATCACATCTGTATCCGAGCCTGCAGCATCTACAGGGGACACAGCGAGAAGAGGCGGAGCCTGAGCAAGGTGGCTGCTACCTGCGAATCTGTGGCCTGGATGAGTATCTGCAACCGTCAGTATCTGCCAGTCCCAGCTTGGATTCCTCCTCTCTGCGCTGTATCTCAGCTCGGTCTCCTCTCTGCGCTGTATCTCAGCTCGGTCTCCTCTCTGCGCTGTATCTCAGCTCGGTCTCCTCTCTGCGCTGTATCTCAGCTCGGTCTCCTCTCTGCGCTGTATCTCAGCTCGGTCTCCTCTCTGCGCTGTATCTCAGCTCGGTCTCCTCTCTGCGCTGTATCTCAGCTCGGTCTCCTCTCTGCGCTGTATCTCAGCTCGGTCTCCTCTCTGCGCTGTATCTCAGCTCGGTCTCCTCTCTGCGCTGTATCTCAGCTCGGTCTCCTCTCtgcgctgtatctcagctctgtcTCCTCTCtgcgctgtatctcagctctgtcTCCTCTCtgcgctgtatctcagctctgtcTCCTCTCtgcgctgtatctcagctctgtcTCCTCTCtgcgctgtatctcagctctgtcTCCTCTCtgcgctgtatctcagctctgtcTCCTCTCtgcgctgtatctcagctctgtcTCCTCTCtgcgctgtatctcagctctgtcTCCTCTCtgcgctgtatctcagctctgtcTCCTCTCtgcgctgtatctcagctctgtcTCCTCTCtgcgctgtatctcagctctgtcTCCTCTCtgcgctgtatctcagctctgtcTCCTCTCtgcgctgtatctcagctctgtcTCCTCTCtgcgctgtatctcagctctgtcTCCTCTCtgcgctgtatctcagctctgtcTCCTCTCtgcgctgtatctcagctctgtcTCCTCTCTGCGCTGTATCTCAGCCTCGGTCCTCCTCTCTGCGCTGTATCTCAGCTCGGTCTCCTCTCTGCGCTGTATCTCAGCTCGGTCTCCTCTCTGCGCTGTATCTCAGCTCGGTCTCCTCTCTGCGCTGTATCTCAGCTCGGTCTCCTCTCTGCGCTGTATCTCAGCTCGGTCTCCTCTCTTTTGTAGAGGTTTCAGTCTTCGCAGTCACGTGGCTCTGCAGAGAGAGCACAGAATTCGGCTGAGATGCCACATTGGAGCAGACCCTCAGCTCTCGCTGGCTCGCACTGTGAGTACGGTtcagccgatcttcagatttcaggattgttttataatctgatttctgatcattttccattcgatccgGATACcagccaatgggattttttatataatcggagatcggatttcacTGCACAGTATGGAGTCCGAATATTGATTCAAGttttggaccccatgctgtgcagtgattatccccctcccctccccctccagtgtcTGCTTACccgcacagctgcagctccctgttcttcttggtccggtcctctgtccttcatgtggcttcagtgcccccccccccccccgccccccagtattatagagttgcagggagtaggcggggcttggtgcatctcccctcccagtgccCGCCCACATTCTGATCATATcgcttgattattattattatcactattattgcggtaaatccataggaatgaatggacgcagccggcacgcagggggttaagcggcggcttccattcatccctatgggtgCTGAGCTTTTCCCATGATGATTGGCCAGTTGCATTGCTGCGTTGTTGCATTGCTGCGTTGTTGCATTGCTGCGTTGTTGCATTGCTGCGTTGTTGCATTGCTGCGTTGTTGCATTGCTGCGTTGTTGCATTGCTGCGTTGTTGCATTGCTGCGTTGTTGCATTGCTGCGTTGTTGCATTGCTGCGTTGTTGCATTGCTGCGTTGTTACATTTCCTAAAGCGATCCTATCATTAATCTGTTGTTTCTGCCCAGCACATGGGAATCACCtgaagcctcttcttctcccacctttccatgtcttctctgcaccgtcattcggtagaaatcccagttttcgtcaatatgcaaattagctcttgcaGCCTTGTGTGCGGGCCCcaccactcaaacagcactggggggtccCCGatactgccagagagctctccagcgccgcctcgttCTTCTTCAGGcatgtcctcttcacgcgtcttcttctggctgtggcttcaaacttgtagacctcgggcagagctgattgcgcatgcctaaggccacaagaaaatggccgcttaaaatACTAtgcaagctgccattttcttgtggccatcgagcatgcacagtcggctttgccctaggcctagaagtttgaagcctgcgcctgaagaagatggaggcggcactggagagctctctggcagtattgaggacgccccagtgctgtttgagtagtaggccccgcccccagtgctgcaagagatctcatttgcatactttcttaaggttattcctgtgtggtaggcagaaaaaatgtgacttttaatgatagaatctcatTAATTATTCAAAATCTCCCtgctagtgggggagggggacaatgctCCTActactagtgggggagggggaaaatgctgctgctgctactagtgggggagggggacaatgctgctgctactagtgggggagggggacaatgctgctgctgctactagtagtgggggagggggacaatgctgctgctactagtgggggagggggacaatgctCCTActactagtgggggagggggacaatgctgctgctactagtgggggagggggacaatgctCCTActactagtgggggagggggacaatgctgctgctactagtgggggagggggacaatactgctgctgctactagtgggggagggggacaatgctgctgctgctagtgggggagggggacaatgctCCTActactagtgggggagggggacaatgctgctgctgctactagtgggggagggggacaatgctgctgctactagtgggggagggggacaatgctgctactagtgggggagggggacaatactgctgctgctactagtgggggagggggacaatgctgctgctactagtgggggagggggacaatgctgctactagtgggggagggggacaatactgctgctgctactagtgggggagggggacaatgctgctgctgctactagtgggggagggggacaatgctgctgctactactagtgggggagggggacaatgctgctgctgctactagtgggggagggggacaatgctcctgctactagtgggggagggggacaatgctgctgctgctactagtgggggagggggacaatgctgctgctactagtgggggagggggacaatgctCCTActactagtgggggagggggaaaatgctgctgctgctactagtgggggagggggacaatgctgctgctactagtgggggagggggacaatgctgctgctgctactagtagtgggggagggggacaatgctgctgctactagtgggggagggggacaatgctCCTActactagtgggggagggggacaatgctgctgctactagtgggggagggggacaatgctCCTActactagtgggggagggggacaatgctgctgctactagtgggggagggggacaatactgctgctgctactagtgggggagggggacaatgctgctgctgctagtgggggagggggacaatgctgctactagtgggggagggggacaatgctgctactagtgggggagggggacaatactgctgctgctactagtgggggagggggacaatgctgctgctgctactagtgggggaggggggacaatgctgctgctactactagtgggggagggggacaatgctgctgctactactagtgggggagggggacaatgctgctgctgctactagtgggggagggggacaatgctcctgctactagtgggggagggggacaatgctgctgctgctactagtgggggagggggacaatgctgctgctactagtgggggagggggacaatgctgctgctgctagtgggggagggggacaatgctgctgctgctagtgggggagggggacaatgctgctgctgctactagtgggggagggggacaatgctgctgctgctactagtgggggagggggacaatgctgctgctgctactagtgggggagggggacaatgctgctgctactagtgggggagggggacaatgctgctgctgctagtgggggagggggacaatgctgctgctactagtgggggagggggacaatgctgctgctgctactagtgggggagggggacaatgctgctgctactagtgggggagggggacaatgctgctgctagtgggggagggggacaatgctgctgctgctactagtgggggagggggacaatgctgctgctgctactagtgggggagggggacaatgctgctgctactagtgggggagggggacaatgctgctgctactagtgggggagggggacaatgctgctgctagtgggggagggggacaatactgctgctgctactagtgggggagggggacaatgctgctactagtgggggagggggacaatgctgtGTGCATTGGTTGGGGGTAACATTGTAGTATTTGATGGCTGGTGAGGGGGGGTTAGAATATTTTAGGCCGCCCCTCTCTTGCTGAGTGCAGACATTCCCTGCGCTGATACGTTGTCACAGGCCTCCGCTCTGGATATTCGGCTCTCCTGATGTGACGCCATCTTGTCTCTTGCAGGTTGAGGACGATCAGATGGAGCTAAATCTCAGTAACCGTATGGAGCATGCTCAGTACTGGCAGGAGATGAAGTGAGCCGAGATACGGGCCCCGAACTTATCAGCCCTGGGGCCCCCAGACGCCCTCTACCACCCAACACACTGACATTTCCAGGAGCCTCTTACAACATCTGCCCAACTGCCCCCATAGCCGTGTCCTGATGTGAATTGTGCCCTCGCCAGTCGCCCCCACTGTCTGTGGTGTCACATGGGCAGGTGTTATgcggtgatgtcatcgagtctgACAGTCCaagcctgtgacatcacagactggaggagagcagctttgtcatgtgggggccactatgggacataatactgtgtgcaggggccactatgggacataatactgtgtgcaggggccactatgggacataatactgtgtgcaggggccactatgggacataatactgtgtgcaggggccactatgggacataatactgtgtgcaggggccactatgggacataatactgtgtgcaggggccactatgggggataatactgtgtgcaggggccactatgggacataatactgtgtgcaggggccactatgggacataatactgtgtgcaggggccactatgggacataatactgtgtgcaggggccactatgggacataatactgtgtgcaggggccactatgggacataatactgtgtgcaggggccactatgggacataatactgtgtgcaggggccactatgggacataatactgtgtgcaggggtcactatggggataatactgtgtgcaggggccactatgggtcataatactgtgtgcaggggccactatgggacataatactgtgtgcaggggccactatggggtataatactgtgtgtaggggccactatgggacataatactgtgtgcaggggccactatgggacataatactgtgtgcaggggccactatgggacataatactgtgtgcaggggccactatggaggataatactgtgtgcaggggccattatgggggataatactgtgtgcaggggccactatgggggataatactgtgtgcaggggccactatgggacataatactgtgtgcagggggcactatgggggataatactgtgtgcaggggccactatgggacataataccgtgtgcaggggccattatgggggataatactgtgtgcaggggccactatgggggataatactgtgtgcaggggccactatgggacataatactgtgtgcaggggccattatgggggataatactgtgtgcaggggccactatgggacataatactgtgtgcaggggccactatgggacataatactgtgtgcaggggccactatgggacataatactgtgtgcaggggccactatgggacataatactgtgtgcaggggccactatgggacataatactgtgtgcaggggtcactatggggcataatactgtgtgcaggggccactatgggggataatactgtgtgcaggggccactatgggggataatactgtgtgcaggagccactatgggacataatactgtgtgcaggggccactatgggacataatactgtgtgcaggggccactatgggggataatactgtgtgcaggggccactatgggggataatactgtgtgcaggggccactatgggggataatactgtgtgcaggggccactatgggggataatactgtgtgcaggggccactatgggggataatactgtgtgcaggggccactatgggggataatactgtgtgcaggggccactatgggacataatactgtgtgcaggggtcactatgggacataatactgtgtgcaggggtcactatgggatataatactgtgtgcaggggccactatgggggataatactgtgtgcaggggccactatgggacataatactgtgtgcaggggccactatgggacataatactgtgtgcaggggccactatggggcataatactgtgtgcaggggccactatggggcataatactgtgtgcaggggccactatggggcataatactgtgtgcaggggccagtaagggacataatactgtgtgcaggggccactatgggggataatactgtgtgcaggggtcactatgggggataatactgtgtgcaggggccactatgggggataatactgtgtgcaggggccactatgggacataatactgtgtgcaggggtcactatgggatataatactgtgtgcaggggccactatgggggataatactgtgtgcaggggccactatgggacataatactgtgtgcaggggccactatgggacataatactgtgtgcaggggccactatggggcataatactgtgtgcaggggccactatggggcataatactgtgtgcaggggccactatggggcataatactgtgtgcaggggccactatgggacataatactgtgtgcaggggccactatgggggataatactgtgtgcaggggtcactatgggggataatactgtgtgcaggggccactatgggggataatactgtgtgcaggggccactatgggacataatactgtgtgcaggggccactatgggacataatactgtgtgcaggggccactatgggggataatactgtgtgcaggggtcactatgggacataatactgtgtgcaggggccactatggggcataatactgtgtgcaggggccactatgggacataatactgtgtgcaggggcccctatgggacattgtaGTGTAAGGGCATAGCCTGTAATCAGAGTGTGTTACTAGTAATGAGGGGGTGTGGCCTGTGATGAGGGGGTGTGGCCTGTAATGAGGGGGTGTGGCCACTGGCTCTTTCTCCCTGTTCAGGGTTGGGGTACAGCTGGTGACTTGCGCACTTACTGCTGACTCTTGCCTTTCAGGACTCGCCTCTTCGCCGCCGTCACACGATACAACAGTCAGGCCGGAAGTTTCCTTTATAATCCGGTAATGTTGTGGGGGATAGTTTATGCTAATGAGGTAGAGTGGGCGGGGTTATTATAATGAGGCGGTAATCCCTTTGTTAGCTTGCAGGTGTCGGCGGAGTCCTGGACGCTGTGATGGATATCTGTTATCTGCTCCGCTCTGTGGAGACGCCGGAAATCAGCGACGCCGTCCAGAACCTGAGAGCGAGCGCCCAAGTGCCCAGGGTGATAATAATGGGGGTGGGAAGGAGAGGTTAGAGGTCATAATAGGGGTTGTGTTATGGGGTGCAGTATATACTGGGCTGTTTCCCTCCGTTGCCCCCTGTTGCCCTCCGCTGCCCCCTGTGCTGCCCTCTGTTGCCCCCCGTTGCCCTCCATCTTCACATCACTGACCTTGGTCTTCTCATTCTCTTATAGAATTGGCTTCAGTGCCCCCAGATGGCGGGTGAGTAGATTATGGGGCTCCCCCTCCGCGGCGGTCGGGGTGGATGAGATGACGACctccctgtataatgtccccctgcagaCCCCGTACAGCCTGCCCTCCTACAGCTCTCGGGGGCGCTCTCACGGCTCATCAGCCTCTACAGCCGGAGCTTCCATATAGATGTCATGGTCGCAACCAGCGAGGAGACCCCCAGACTGGAGACCAGGTCGGAGTTCCTCCACTTCCGATTACACGCTGTGCACAATCTGCCC is part of the Leptodactylus fuscus isolate aLepFus1 unplaced genomic scaffold, aLepFus1.hap2 HAP2_SCAFFOLD_86, whole genome shotgun sequence genome and encodes:
- the PIK3C2G gene encoding LOW QUALITY PROTEIN: phosphatidylinositol 3-kinase C2 domain-containing subunit gamma (The sequence of the model RefSeq protein was modified relative to this genomic sequence to represent the inferred CDS: inserted 1 base in 1 codon), whose translation is MDPPLHFGFADHVTSFVPGEQVPQFPAAPADHGGAGGVFGSAPPYVFGSAPPYVFGSAPPYVFGSAPPYVFGSAPHSVYDSTPSVVSETTPISGSALPDSELPWTQAPYGFVTSNWLEEQQSWFPTLPPCGEDEVTPPPPITGGFTIGFENYGEVSDPSVHYHRMDSPGEPEPAGADTRSLVGDQPDIRARGSTNDWRINLQEAPLRPEPELTAFCDAVCLIRQGYCASDRFSNPGRIWSVAVHFPEYVKDSEVEISVVGDGLHGSIQSVQRDSICVEDFIADILRQIPSPVVTPNPSAPLYPLLHTPSPDLSHDSHPVPPSHLYPSLQHLQGTQREEAEPEQGGCYLRICGLDEYLQPGFSLRSHVALQREHRIRLRCHIGADPQLSLARTVEDDQMELNLSNRMEHAQYWQEMKTRLFAAVTRYNSQAGSFLYNPLAGVGGVLDAVMDICYLLRSVETPEISDAVQNLRASAQVPRNWLQCPQMADPVQPALLQLSGALSRLISLYSRSFHIDVMVATSEETPRLETRSEFLHFRLHAVHNLPQKWTKSEVVFYVSCSVTYAGXKICPEVKSGNVPASKSFFYMAVWNEMIQFPLPISSLPYESMLLLRLCAVKDPTVTPPWSPGSFIAWSCLPLYNNQ